In one window of Henckelia pumila isolate YLH828 chromosome 1, ASM3356847v2, whole genome shotgun sequence DNA:
- the LOC140874625 gene encoding uncharacterized protein isoform X2 produces MVGLSLGEKNFIKGGIAQDLRTDGRKRLAYRPIHVETGVIPQASGSARVTIGATIVIASVKAELGKPHPSHPDKGKVSIFVDCSSIAEPTFEGRGSEELASELSSALQICLLGGKSGAGAGIDLSSLSIIEGKVCWDLYIDGLVLSSDGNMLDALGAAVKAALSNTAIPKVQVSAEASSDDQPEVDVSDEEFLQFDTTGVPVIITLTKVGRPYIVDATLEEESQMSSAVSVSVNRHGRICGLTKRGGAGLCPSTIMDMISVAKHVSEQLINDLDSAIAAAEACDEDS; encoded by the exons ATGGTGGGTCTTTCTCTTGGAGAGAAAAATTTCATAAAGGGCGGAATAGCTCAGGACCTACGTACAGATGGAAGGAAAAGATTAGCTTACCGGCCCATCCATGTGGAAACTGGTGTGATTCCTCAG GCTAGCGGCTCAGCAAGAGTGACAATAGGTGCAACAATTGTTATTGCAAGTGTTAAG GCTGAGCTTGGCAAGCCCCATCCATCTCATCCTGACAAAGGAAAGGTTTCGATATTTGTTGATTGCAGCTCCATAGCTGAGCCGACATTCGAG GGCAGAGGCAGCGAGGAATTAGCCTCAGAGCTCTCTTCAGCACTTCAGATATGTCTATTGGGTGGTAAAAGTGGGGCAG GGGCTGGAATTGATCTATCGTCTCTATCTATCATTGAGGGGAAGGTTTGTTGGGATCTTTATATTGATGGCCTTGTCCTTAGTTCCGATGGTAATATGCTGGATGCCTTGGGAGCTGCTGTTAAG GCCGCATTAAGCAATACGGCCATTCCGAAAGTCCAAGTTTCAGCAGAGGCATCTTCTGATGATCAACCAGAGGTTGATGTAAGCGACGAGGAATTTCTTCAGTTCGATACAACTGGAGTCCCTGTTATTATCACCTTAACAAAG GTTGGAAGGCCTTATATAGTAGATGCAACTTTGGAAGAGGAATCCCAAATGAGTTCCGCTGTCTCTGTTTCTGTCAATAGGCACGGACGGATATGCGGATTAACAAAAAGAGGGGGTGCGGGATTATGTCCAAGCACCATAATGGATATGATATCGGTTGCCAAACATGTTAGTGAGCAGTTGATAAATGACTTGGATTCGGCAATAGCTGCTGCTGAGGCTTGTGATGAGGACTCATGA
- the LOC140874625 gene encoding uncharacterized protein isoform X1, with amino-acid sequence MVGLSLGEKNFIKGGIAQDLRTDGRKRLAYRPIHVETGVIPQASGSARVTIGATIVIASVKAELGKPHPSHPDKGKVSIFVDCSSIAEPTFEGRGSEELASELSSALQICLLGGKSGAGIIKQCVRESLCITLTVSKLGIHHHCATGAGIDLSSLSIIEGKVCWDLYIDGLVLSSDGNMLDALGAAVKAALSNTAIPKVQVSAEASSDDQPEVDVSDEEFLQFDTTGVPVIITLTKVGRPYIVDATLEEESQMSSAVSVSVNRHGRICGLTKRGGAGLCPSTIMDMISVAKHVSEQLINDLDSAIAAAEACDEDS; translated from the exons ATGGTGGGTCTTTCTCTTGGAGAGAAAAATTTCATAAAGGGCGGAATAGCTCAGGACCTACGTACAGATGGAAGGAAAAGATTAGCTTACCGGCCCATCCATGTGGAAACTGGTGTGATTCCTCAG GCTAGCGGCTCAGCAAGAGTGACAATAGGTGCAACAATTGTTATTGCAAGTGTTAAG GCTGAGCTTGGCAAGCCCCATCCATCTCATCCTGACAAAGGAAAGGTTTCGATATTTGTTGATTGCAGCTCCATAGCTGAGCCGACATTCGAG GGCAGAGGCAGCGAGGAATTAGCCTCAGAGCTCTCTTCAGCACTTCAGATATGTCTATTGGGTGGTAAAAGTGGGGCAGGTATAATTAAGCAATGTGTCAGGGAGAGTTTATGTATAACTTTGACAGTTTCAAAACTTGGTATTCATCATCATTGTGCTACAGGGGCTGGAATTGATCTATCGTCTCTATCTATCATTGAGGGGAAGGTTTGTTGGGATCTTTATATTGATGGCCTTGTCCTTAGTTCCGATGGTAATATGCTGGATGCCTTGGGAGCTGCTGTTAAG GCCGCATTAAGCAATACGGCCATTCCGAAAGTCCAAGTTTCAGCAGAGGCATCTTCTGATGATCAACCAGAGGTTGATGTAAGCGACGAGGAATTTCTTCAGTTCGATACAACTGGAGTCCCTGTTATTATCACCTTAACAAAG GTTGGAAGGCCTTATATAGTAGATGCAACTTTGGAAGAGGAATCCCAAATGAGTTCCGCTGTCTCTGTTTCTGTCAATAGGCACGGACGGATATGCGGATTAACAAAAAGAGGGGGTGCGGGATTATGTCCAAGCACCATAATGGATATGATATCGGTTGCCAAACATGTTAGTGAGCAGTTGATAAATGACTTGGATTCGGCAATAGCTGCTGCTGAGGCTTGTGATGAGGACTCATGA